One segment of Panulirus ornatus isolate Po-2019 chromosome 2, ASM3632096v1, whole genome shotgun sequence DNA contains the following:
- the LOC139755622 gene encoding uncharacterized protein: MVREGHLNSVRSSWAQQPSPQGPSSNCPRLPKPLSSASRSVIPGASSQGGPFAGLTPQSVRSQQVHGVGQLPLNPRPSFNEHFQPQEGEGFSEDEVALQGGDFSPLFSDEEYVDPSRENTAQGFSSGGPNVPEPQEHFSPSTPLQGTPPQGPRYEGDPQTQESSEVREEFQPQVTTQVHGGSLSQVTTLQQEEPQLQQPPYQPRPSEEQGPEARPPQFQISRAEDQQQQLGRQQYKQETQEILDIVSLPRPIHRTRPRHPRPRPQFDTIQRRPTHPNQLPLYNVIGEDLVPLDSQEAETRERPLQLVYDYEEVLEEEEDEEEEEEPDRLAILLLNSRFNCLGKNNGYYADEEVECEVFHYCQDSVKHSWLCPQGASFHQVHLICMPRSADNICAKSSKFHFVNDYLYKELDGERGANKTYADRYYPEGFEFGVAAVDTTGQVAAAQAPQRPAPGYVDQQPPRKSQQPQYQEDLGDPFVIRRPEQFSRPQQHTGGSQIFARPPPFRGATQGFGNLEEVLAQRRPG, from the exons aTGGTCCGCGAGGGGCACCTCAACAGCGTCCGCAGTTCCTGGGCGCAACAGCCTTCTCCGCAAGGTCCCAGCAGCAATTGCCCGAGGCTGCCAAAACCTTTATCGAGTGCGTCAAGATCAGTCATCCCAGGTGCATCCTCCCAGGGAGGTCCATTCGCAGGTCTTACCCCACAATCTGTTCGGTCCCAGCAAGTGCACGGTGTCGGCCAGCTACCGCTCAACCCGAGACCCAGCTTCAATGAGCACTTCCAGCCACAGGAAGGTGAGGGTTTTTCCGAGGACGAGGTGGCACTGCAAGGCGGCGActtctcccctctcttctctgaCGAAGAGTACGTCGATCCATCCAGGGAGAACACCGCCCAAGGGTTCTCCTCGGGTGGCCCCAATGTCCCAGAGCCTCAGGAACACTTCTCACCGTCGACGCCTCtgcaggggacaccaccacaaGGTCCGCGGTATGAGGGAGATCCCCAGACACAGGAATCgtcagaagtgagggaggagttcCAGCCACAGGTCACGACGCAAGTTCACGGAGGAAGCTTATCACAGGTAACGACGCTGCAACAGGAGGAGCCTCAGCTGCAACAGCCTCCGTACCAGCCCCGGCCGAGTGAGGAACAGGGTCCAGAGGCAAGGCCCCCACAGTTCCAGATCTCACGGGCGGAGGACCAGCAGCAACAGTTAGGTCGCCAGCAGTACAAGCAGGAGACGCAAGAGATACTGGATATTGTGTCGCTTCCTCGGCCTATACACCGGACAAGACCCAGGCATCCTCGACCACGCCCACAATTCGATACCATCCAACGTCGTCCTACCCATCCCAACCAGCTGCCCCTG TATAATGTGATCGGCGAGGACCTCGTCCCCCTCGACTCCCAGGAGGCCGAGACACGCGAGCGGCCGCTCCAGCTTGTGTATGACTACgaggaggtgctggaggaagaggaggatgaggaggaggaggaggagcctgacCGCCTAGCTATCCTGCTTCTCAACTCGCGCTTCAACTGCCTCGGCAAGAACAACGGCTACTACGCCGACGAGGAGGTCGAGTGTGAGGTCTTCCATTACTGTCAGGACAGTGTCAAACACTCATGGCTCTGCCCCCAGGGAGCCTCCTTCCACCAG GTGCACCTCATCTGCATGCCACGCTCCGCTGACAACATCTGCGCAAAATCCTCCAAATTCCACTTTGTGAACGACTACTTGTACAAGGAACTGGACGGGGAGCGCGGCGCCAACAAGACCTACGCTGACCGCTACTACCCGGAAGGGTTCGAGTTTGGCGTGGCTGCCGTGGACACGACGGGCCAGGTGGCTGCGGCCCAGGCCCCACAGCGGCCCGCCCCTGGGTACGTGGACCAACAACCTCCCAGAAAGTCTCAACAACCACAGTACCAGGAGGATCTGGGCGACCCCTTCGTCATCAGGCGTCCAGAGCAGTTTTCCAGACCACAGCAGCACACAGGAGGTTCCCAGATCTTCGCTCGGCCCCCGCCCTTCAGGGGAGCAACCCAGGGCTTCGGCAACCTGGAGGAGGTCTTGGCTCAGAGGAGGCCGGGCTGA